A single region of the Kwoniella botswanensis chromosome 1, complete sequence genome encodes:
- a CDS encoding mitogen-activated protein kinase HOG1 gives MADFVKLSIFGTVFEVTTRYVDLQPVGMGAFGLVCSAKDQLSGTSVAIKKIMKPFSTPVLSKRTYRELKLLKHLRHENIISLSDIFISPLEDIYFVTELLGTDLHRLLTSRPLEKQFIQYFLYQILRGLKYVHSAGVVHRDLKPSNILVNENCDLKICDFGLARIQDPQMTGYVSTRYYRAPEIMLTWQKYDVAVDIWSTGCIFAEMLEGKPLFPGKDHVNQFSIITELLGTPPDDVIQTIASENTLRFVQSLPKREKVPFATKFPNADPLSLDLLEKMLVFDPRTRISAAEGLAHEYLAPYHDPTDEPTAAEVFDWSFNDADLPVDTWKVMMYSEILDFHNLGDISQNEAEGPVVGEVPPAPAS, from the exons ATGGCCGATTTCGTTAAATTATCCATCTTCGGTACT GTATTCGAAGTTACCACTCGTTATGTCGACTTACAACCTGTCGGTATGGGTGCTTTCGGTCTTGTCTG TTCCGCAAAAGATCAACTCTCAGGTACTTCAGTGGCCATCAAGAAAATCATGAAGCCCTTCTCTACGCCCGTCTTGAGTAAGAGGACTTATAGAGAATTGAAATTGCTCAAACATTTGAGACATGAGAAC ATCATCTCATTGAGTGATATCTTTATCTCCCCTCTCGAAGACAT CTACTTCGTCACCGAACTCCTTGGTACCGATTTACATCGATTACTCACTTCTCGACCGCTCGAAAAGCAATTCATCCAATACTTCTTATACCAGATCCTCCGTGGTCTGAAATACGTTCATTCGGCTGGTGTAGTTCACAGAGATTTGAAACCTTCGAATATCCTTGTCAATGAGAACTGTgatttgaag ATCTGTGATTTCGGTCTCGCCCGTATCCAAGATCCCCAAATGACAGGTTACGTATCGACTCGATACTACAGAGCACCAGAGATCATGTTGACATGGCAAAAGTATGATGTGGCTG TCGATATCTGGAGTACGGGTTGTATCTTTGCTGAGATGTTGGAAGGAAAACCATTGTTCCCTGGAAAAGATC ATGTCAACCAattctccatcatcaccgAATTACTTGGTACCCCTCCTGACGATGTTATCCAAACTATCGCCTCTGAGAAC ACTCTCCGATTCGTACAATCCTTAccaaagagagaaaaagtACCATTCGCTACCAAATTCCCCAATGCCGATCCCCTCTCTCTCGACCTATTAGAAAAGATGCTTGTATTCGACCCTCGAACACGTATTTCAGCTGCCGAGGGTTTAGCTCATGAATACCTCGCTCCATACCATGATCCAACCGATGAACCTACCGCCGCCGAAGTGTTCGATTGGTCGTTCAACGATGCTGATCTGCCTGTGGATACCTGGAAGGTCATGATGTATTCTGAGATCTTGG atTTCCACAATTTGGGTGATATCTCACAAAACGAAGCTGAAGGTCCGGTAGTTGGTGAAGtacctcctgcacctgcCTCATAA
- a CDS encoding phenylalanine-tRNA ligase, with amino-acid sequence MTSRLAPRLLASASQLLSCSKIRPMPLIRHQCRNRYQSTVSTPDSYKINGLTYPKDTYSNIPSSILDKLDRNLHLLPSHPISILRQIVEDHFASYTPLVPSSAVVSVHQNFDELGFPPDHPGRSLTDSYYINNEYMLRTHTSAHEVESYKKGLDKWLLSADVYRRDEIDSSHYPVFHQMEGTHIWQNDDLHTLPALNAELEERLKECNILIEDETTISPSNPYQPHHDPIHAEQITKHLKHSLNSLIFRLFGHHASKAGAEPLRVRWIEAYFPFTTPSYEVEVYWNGQWLELLGCGVVMQKTLDLSGVSNKSGWAFGLGLERLSMVLFSIPDIRLFWTSDPRFSTQFKQGEISTFQPYSKYPPCYKDMSFWLPTSVDASAKEHGAAAAGGKLPPGGPGGGEGRKKTFHENDYCEIVRDVAGDLIESVTLIDEFTHPKTKRKSKCYRLNYRHMDRNLSNEEVNELQEQVQKRVVQEMGIETR; translated from the exons ATGACCTCCCGACTAGCGCCCAGACTACTAGCCTCTGCATCACAGCTCCTATCATGCTCCAAAATCAGACCCATGCCACTAATCCGACATCAATGTCGAAATCGATATCAATCCACCGTGTCCACCCCAGACTCCTATAAGATCAACGGTCTCACCTATCCTAAAGATACATATTCCAATATCCCTTCATCGATCCTAGACAAGCTAGATCGCAACCTACATCTCCtaccttctcatcccataTCAATTCTACGTCAGATTGTCGAAGATCATTTCGCAAGCTATACCCCACTAGTACCTTCCTCAGCAGTCGTATCGGTCCATCAGAATTTCGATGAACTTGGTTTCCCACCTGATCATCCTGGACGAAGTCTCACGGACAGCTACTATATAAACAACGAGTACATGTTGAGAACGCATACTTCAGCGCATGAAGTTGAAAGTTATAAAAAAGGATTAGATAAATGGTTATTATCTGCTGATGTCTATCGtcgagatgaaattgattccAGTCATTATCCAGTATTTCATCAGATGGAAGGTACTCATATATGGCAGAACGACGACCTACATACTCTCCCTGCACTAAATGCAGAACtagaagaaaggttgaaagagtGTAATATCCTTATAGAAGATGAAACGACAATATCACCTTCTAATccttatcaacctcatcatgATCCCATACATGCCGAACAAATTACGAAACACTTGAAACACTCTTTAAATTCTTTGATATTTAGATTATTCGGTCATCATGCCTCTAAAGCAGGTGCCGAGCCATTGAGAGTCAGGTGGATAGAAGCTTATTTCCCATTTACAACGCCGAGttatgaggttgaggtgtaCTGGAATGGTCAGTGGTTGGAATTGTTGGGTTGTGGAGTGGTCATGCAGAAAACATTGGATctatcag GCGTCTCAAACAAATCCGGCTGGGCATTCGGACTGGGTCTCGAGCGACTTTCGATGGTCTTATTCTCCATACCTGACATCCGACTATTCTGGACTTCCGACCCACGATTCTCAACTCAGTTTAAGCAAGGGGAAATATCAACTTTCCAACCTTATAGTAAATATCCACCATGTTATAAAGATATGTCATTCTGGTTACCAACTTCCGTGGATGCCTCAGCGAAAGAGCACGGTGCAGCTGCAGCCGGTGGGAAATTACCTCCAGGTGgaccaggaggaggagaagggagaaagaagacttTCCATGAGAATGATTATTGTGAGATTGTTAGGGATGTAGCTGGAGATTTGATTGAGAGTGTAACTTTG ATCGACGAGTTTACCCATCCCAAGACCAAACGAAAGAGTAAATGTTATAGATTAAATTACCGACACATGGATCGAAATTTATCAAACGAAGAAGTCAACGAATTACAGGAACAGGTACAAAAGAGGGTAGTTCAGGAGATGGGTATCGAAACGAGGTGA